Proteins co-encoded in one Aspergillus flavus chromosome 2, complete sequence genomic window:
- a CDS encoding peptidase M24, structural domain-containing protein — protein sequence MSGNPTSLETDERAAYLLDAQNKAIQLFDEIERDLLRSGVGEKQLSNEIYELAQRHGVRTHWHKRVIRSGPNTLKPFAENPPDRIIQPDDILYVDLGPVFEAWEADFGRTFVLGDDPHKKQLRDSLEPVWNKVKSRYLENTDMTGEELYEIACDEAKQSGWDFGADIAGHIVGSFPHERIPKDRVTLYIARGNNRPMTSPGKDGKRHHWILEIHLHDRARGHGAFMEQLLTVG from the coding sequence ATGTCCGGAAACCCTACGAGTCTAGAAACAGATGAACGGGCAGCATACCTGCTAGACGCCCAGAACAAGGCCATCCAACTCTTTGACGAGATCGAGCGGGATCTCCTACGCTCCGGCGTCGGTGAAAAGCAACTAAGCAACGAGATCTACGAGCTGGCCCAACGACACGGAGTGCGAACCCACTGGCACAAACGGGTCATTCGCAGTGGCCCCAACACCTTGAAACCTTTTGCTGAGAATCCCCCGGATCGCATCATCCAGCCCGATGACATCCTGTATGTCGATCTAGGACCCGTCTTCGAAGCCTGGGAAGCGGACTTCGGGCGCACCTTTGTCCTTGGAGACGACCCGCATAAGAAACAGCTGCGCGATTCGCTCGAGCCCGTGTGGAATAAGGTCAAGTCGCGCTATCTGGAGAACACGGATATGACCGGCGAAGAGTTATATGAGATTGCGTGTGATGAGGCGAAGCAGTCGGGGTGGGATTTCGGTGCTGATATCGCTGGGCATATTGTTGGGTCTTTCCCCCACGAACGCATCCCGAAGGATAGGGTTACTCTTTATATTGCTCGCGGGAATAATCGGCCGATGACTTCTCCCGGAAAGGATGGGAAGAGGCATCATTGGATTTTGGAGATTCATCTTCATGATCGCGCTCGTGGACATGGTGCTTTCATGGAGCAGCTTTTGACTGTTGGGTGA
- a CDS encoding putative lipase/esterase — translation MARFWGSIASISLLATAFPVWSQQVSKVQSVGASVWTSSGLIVGHAAPQRSNVSEYLGIPYATPPTGDLRFARPVAYHSNSTVRASAYVSEVDCPANIGTTPDDYPGFTLQAQKIIQTFAQQLGTPQSEDCLYLNVWTKLTAPTLKPVLVFIHGGRFSLGGAHSPYYDGQVMADEQEVVVVTFNYRLNIFGFSGAPGFPQNVAILDQRLAVEWVHRNIEAFGGDPNRITIFGQSAGGASVDYYSYIWTEKPLVSGFISHSGTALSFKPNTPEESASYFYHVSQTLGCGNSTTATNHIIHCLRQQPYKSILKAVAKVPTASSPVLPQPVFHPTVDNITIFNNYAERSASGNFTHIPYLVTSNANEAGYYRVSAYAANISHPDPVWNLFNQAAFTCPSGQTAAHRTAAGVPTWQSRYFGDWDNLRLYPSSGAYHGIDLPMVFGTASKISGIADSEKEREFARYMASAWVAFAADPADGLSRFGWPRYDENEETLVGLAYGNSTAARFFVPSEFEWGCKELDGGTMPGKGHTLYIHISFLNVDEMADFSEYTTPIEEWLVLEKSLPKFPEDITAEQLKAAANRDREALAAKAMVEEGLASQVSMQDYKIPTRDGETLEARTYRPSSVPATQRLPVFIYYHGGGFLMGTLSSEDAICSRVVVAQVAAGSPVVVVNVNYRHTPEYTYPTAWNDAEDSFHWVHDHIDDINGEAENVVVGGISAGAYLTVSLTLAQNIGKDVSLAQRPKIRGQVLMIPALVTEDCYASQVARLRDPSVSSYVGCEHAPILPVSRMRLFMKLLKPAVNGSELETDRRVNPGLATADEVKGLPPTTFGIAGRDPLRDEGLLFAMLLAENGVPTDVTVFKGLPHGFRRYGNKLSASKKWDEVMAQGIQHALSDPVPGEFVIKAH, via the exons ATGGCACGATTTTGGGGGTCAATTGCATCAATATCCCTGCTGGCAACCGCTTTTCCAGTCTGGTCCCAGCAGGTTTCCAAAGTCCAGTCTGTTGGTGCCTCTGTCTGGACCAGTAGCGGCCTCATCGTGGGCCATGCAGCGCCTCAGAGATCCAATGTCTCCGAATACCTGGGAATTCCCTACGCTACGCCGCCAACAGGCGATCTGCGATTCGCACGTCCAGTAGCATACCATTCCAATTCTACTGTGCGCGCAAGTGCCTACGTAAGTGAGGT AGACTGTCCTGCCAATATTGGAACGACCCCCGATGATTACCCCGGTTTTACTCTCCAGGCCCAAAAGATTATCCAAACATTTGCTCAGCAGTTAGGCACGCCTCAGAGTGAAGATTGCTTGTATCTGAACGTGTGGACCAAGCTTACAGCGCCTACCTTGAAGCCCGTGCTCGTCTTTATCCACGGAGGTC GGTTCTCCTTAGGTGGTGCGCACAGCCCATACTATGATGGTCAAGTGATGGCCGACGAGCAGGAGGTAGTGGTCGTAACTTTCAA CTACCGATTAAATATCTTCGGTTTCTCTGGCGCACCGGGGTTCCCCCAGAACGTAGCGATACTCGACCAGCGTCTCGCAGTGGAATGGGTCCATCGCAACATCGAAGCATTCGGTGGAGACCCCAATCGCATCACAATCTTTGGGCAATCAGCCGGGGGCGCATCGGTCGATTACTACTCCTACATCTGGACCGAGAAACCTCTCGTCAGCGGCTTCATCTCCCACTCAGGAACAGCACTAAGCTTCAAGCCCAACACACCCGAGGAATCAGCCAGCTACTTCTACCACGTCTCTCAAACCCTAGGCTGCGGAAACAGCACCACTGCCACAAACCACATCATCCACTGCCTCCGCCAACAACCCTACAAATCAATCCTGAAAGCCGTCGCCAAAGTCCCAACTGCGTCTTCCCCCGTCCTCCCCCAACCCGTCTTCCACCCAACAGTAGACAACATaaccatcttcaacaacTACGCCGAAAGATCAGCATCCGGAAACTTCACCCACATA CCATATCTGGTAACCAGCAACGCCAACGAAGCAGGCTACTACCGCGTCAGCGCCTACGCCGCTAACATCTCCCACCCAGACCCCGTCTGGAACCTATTCAACCAAGCCGCCTTCACCTGCCCCTCGGGCCAAACAGCAGCCCACCGCACCGCAGCCGGCGTGCCAACCTGGCAATCGCGCTACTTCGGTGACTGGGATAATCTCCGCCTGTACCCGTCCAGCGGCGCATATCATGGCATCGATCTCCCCATGGTCTTCGGCACTGCGAGCAAGATCAGCGGGATAGCTGATTCGGAGAAAGAACGCGAGTTCGCAAGGTATATGGCGTCAGCGTGGGTTGCTTTTGCGGCTGATCCTGCGGATGGATTGAGTCGGTTTGGGTGGCCGAGGTATGATGAGAATG AGGAGACGCTCGTGGGTCTTGCTTATGGGAATTCAACCGCGGCGAGGTTCTTTGTTCCTTCGGAGTTTGAATGGGGTTGTAAGGAGTTGGATGGTGGTACGATGCCTGGGAAGGGC CAtacattgtacatacatatttcttttcttaacGTTGACGAAATGGCCGATTTCTCAGAATATACTACGCCCATTGAAGAATGGCTCGTGTTGGAGAAATCACTCCCGAAATTCCCGGAGGATATTACCGCGGAGCAGTTGAAGGCTGCGGCGAATCGGGATCGGGAGGCTTTGGCTGCGAAGGCTATGGTTGAGGAAG GTCTGGCATCGCAGGTTTCGATGCAAGATTACAAGATCCCGACGCGGGATGGAGAGACGCTGGAGGCTCGCACTTACCGGCCGTCGTCGGTGCCTGCTACGCAGCGGTTACCGGTCTTTATCTATTACCATGGGGGTGGGTTTTTGATGGGCACTTTGAGTTCGGAGGATGCGATTTGCTCGCGCGTTGTCGTTGCCCAGGTGGCGGCTGGATCTCCAGTGGTGGTTGTGAATGTGAATTACCGTCATACCCCGGAGTACACGTATCCGACCGCATGGAATGATGCGGAGGATTCCTTTCACTGGGTCCATGACCatattgatgatatcaatggCGAGGCGGAGAACGTCGTCGTCGGGGGTATCTCGGCGGGGGCCTATCTGACGGTATCTTTGACACTGGCGCAGAATATCGGGAAGGATGTGTCGCTGGCTCAGAGGCCTAAGATCCGTGGCCAGGTGCTCATGATCCCGGCTCTTGTGACGGAGGACTGTTATGCGTCGCAGGTTGCGCGGCTTCGCGATCCCTCCGTCTCGAGTTATGTGGGGTGCGAACATGCGCCAATTCTCCCCGTCAGCAGGATGCGTTTGTTTATGAAGTTGCTCAAGCCGGCTGTTAATGGGTCGGAGTTGGAAACTGATAGACGGGTCAATCCGGGGCTTGCGACGGCGGATGAGGTCAAGGGATTGCCGCCTACAACGTTCGGGATCGCAGGGAGGGATCCCTTGAGAGATGAAGGGTTGTTGTTCGCGATGTTGCTGGCCGAGAATGG GGTGCCTACCGATGTTACTGTCTTCAAGGGTCTACCACATGGGTTTAGACGTTATGGAAATAAGCTGTCTGCATCGAAGAAGTGGGATGAGGTTATGGCCCAGGGTATCCAGCATGCATTGAGCGATCCAGTGCCTGGTGAATTTGTGATTAAGGCTCATTGA